A window of Macrotis lagotis isolate mMagLag1 chromosome 1, bilby.v1.9.chrom.fasta, whole genome shotgun sequence genomic DNA:
AAAgacagatttaaataaatttataagagTAAGATGCACAttatagataaaatgaaaaatatgactcCATGTACTCTAAGTCTTCCTAATCCACAAAATCCACCAATATTACATGCATATCGAAATCCAGAAAGAATTTATAAAAGCTACAAAAGGACAAGATAAACCACATATTTCACCTTTTCTAAAGAAGTGAAAATTATGTGAAAGTATATTCCACTTACAACAAACCTAGGGTTTTACTCATAATTATATTAGCAGCAGCAATGGCAGCagatttcttcatatatatatatatatatatatatatatatagtttatatacacaataaattttaaaaattcatgggtGACTAAGATAAGAAGACTGTGATGTACTGAACTTTGAAAGTCAAAGATGCTAATGGATTTGAGACTAAGggaacaattcttttttttaattagtaaggcaatggggtttggtgacttgtccaaggtcacacaactagtaagtatcaagtgtgtgAAGCtccatttgaaatcaggtcctcctgcctctagggctggtgctatatccactgcaccaccttaccATTGCTAGTGAAGCTTTAGTCAGtactgtgaccttgggaaaatcatttaaccttgctcaatttttgttttcatttcttgagTTTTGATTGAATGATCTCCACAATACCTTTGAGTTCTTCATGGTATTTTTGTATTTAACAATACTTTTACTAGAATTGAACCCTTTACAGACAATATAATCTGAATAATCTCATAGAATAATGAGAAAATGCACAGGACCACTCTAGTGAACAGTAGAGACAAAAAAGTTActaaaattatttgtaattatattttacAGAATAGATTTTACCTGAAAAAAGGCTTGTTCATCTTTTCCTTGAAGTAAAGATTGAGTAGGTAATGGTGATTCTTTTTGCTCACAGCTCTGCTGAGATATCAAGGTGTCTGCATAGTTGGGCTGAGGAAAGATCAACTGGCTCTTTCGAGAGTCCGTGGTGAGAGAAACCTCATGGGAATAGGTTTGAAGGAAAGCTCTCACTCCATCTATTCCCAAAAACTGAGAGGAGGGGATTCCCCCTACATGGTCCCCTGAAGACTGAACAACTTGCATCATCCACCACCTTCTCAACCTGAATGCCAGAAGAAGGACAATGAAGGCAAAAAATAAGCAGGAAACCACAGCCACTGCTATGACCAGGTAAAATGTTAGGAGAGAGTCATCCTGGGTATCAGGGGAAGACTGGCTGCTGAGATCTGAGAGGATCTCAGGGATGCTATCAGCCAGTGCCACAGTGACACTGACAGTGGTAGAGAGAGGGGGTTCCCCATTATCTGTCACTGCCACTATGAGATTTTGTTTGAGGGTGTCTTTGTCTTGGAATGTCCGGACAGTCCTGATCTCCCCTGAGTGCAGGCCCACGGAGAAGAGCCCAGGCTCTGTGACTTTGAGCAGGTGGTAGGACAGCCAGGCATTCTGGCCAGAATCTGCATCTACTGCCACCACCTTGGTCACCAGGTATCCTGGTTCTGCAGATCGTGGGGCCAGTTCCACCCCACTGGAGCCATCTGTGGGGAAGACTGGGTACAGAATTTTTGGGGCATTGTCATTCTGATCCAGGATGAACAGAGTCAAGGACACATTGGTGCTGAGAGAAGGGTCTCCAGAATCCCTGGCTGACACTCTCAGCTGAAATTCCCAGAACTGTTCAAAGTCGAAGGAGCACAGAGCATAGAGGACACCAGTCTCTGAGTTGATGGAGACAATGGATGATAGTGGTGGTGTCTCCAAGGGGAGGGTAATGTCCAGGATGGAGTAGGTGACTAAAGCATTCTGCTCACTGTCTGGGTCATGGGCAGTCAAGGAGAAGATGGAAGCTCCTTTGGGATTATTCTCCCAGATGTAGGCAGAGTAGGCTGTCTGACTGAAAATGGGTGGGTTGTCATTGACGTCTGCCACATGCAAGAGGATGTGAATGTCTGTAGATAAAACTAGGCTCCCAAAGTCTTCTGCTCTCACTGTGATATTGTACTCAGATACCTGCTCCCTGTCCAGAGCCCTGTCAGTCACCAGGGAATGGTAGTTGTCCACcttcttttctaatttaaaagGCAGGTCACCTGGGATGGAGCACAGGACTCGACCATTGTCGCCAGAATCTCGATCATGGACATAGAACAGAGCAATGACGGCCCCAGGAGGAGTATTTTCAGGGATTGAGTTGGTGACAGAGGTGAGAGTCACTTCTGGGACGttgtcattcacatccagaacTGTGACATGTATTTTAGCTCTGCCCCAGAAACCAAGACCATCTTGAGCCTCCACTTCCAGTTCATGAAATTCTGCATCTTCATAATCCAGGTTTTGTAAGGTTGATAATTCTCCAGTCACAGAGTTAAGTCGGAATATTGGTATCGTTTCCCCAGGAATTTTCACTAGAAAATATCTTACGTGGGAGTTGCTTCCTTCATCTGCATCAGTGGCATTCACTGTGAGCAGCGTTGTCCCTTGAGACACATTCTCAGGAACATTCACAGTATACATTGCCTGAGTAAATACTGGGGCATTGTCATTTACATCCAGGACAGTCACTCGAATTCTAACTGTGCCAGAAAGAACGGGATCGCCTCCATCCCTAGCTGAGAGCACTATATGGAGAGTAGGTTCCTCCTCTCGgtccagggccctctccagtaCAAGCTCTGGGTGTTTAATTCTATCGGCTCCACTTTGCACAAGCAGAGAGAAGTAATCGTTGGGGCTCAGTTTATAATCTTGGAGGGAGTTCACTCCGACATCCAGGTCATAAGCCCTTTCTAGAATAAATTTTGTTCCTGGAGTTGTGGTTTCACTAATTTTTAGTTCCAGTTCCTCTTCCCGAAAGCGAGGGGCGTTATCATTAATGTCCGTTACTTCTACCTCCActgaataaattttcattttatcctcaaccAAAAGATTAAAATTCAGCCGGCACTGGGCGCTCTGAACACAGAGTTCCTCCCTGTCTATTCTTTCGGCAGTGACTAAGCTGCCGCTTCTGACACTGAGAGAGAAATGCTGCTTCTTACCTCTGGAGACGATGCGAGCCCCTCCCTCAGACAATTCCCTCAGTTCTAGTCCCAGGTCCTTGGCGATGTTGCCCACGAAAGAGCCCTTTTCCATTTCTTCGGGAATCGAGTAGCGGATTTGGGCGGCCATGGTGTCCCACAGCAGCCCCAGGAGAGAACAAAGCAGGATTCGGTTTCTTCCATCTCTGTGTTTTTGCCCGGGGATCATTGCTTCTCTTGGAAATACACACCTTGCTGTCTGTGGTTAGCTCGTGGTTCCTGTGTTTTCCAGGTAATCCGTGTCCAGAGCCCAAGTCTGGAGTGTGCAGGGTTTGAGGCTGCCTTTCTCCGTATCCTGGTGAGTGTGGATTTAGTCTTCCTGATCTTTGTTCACTAGGACCTGGAAGAATTAGACCAGCTCTCTCCAGGCAATTCTCTTCCTGATTGGTGAACAGCGGCGCCCAGAGTCTAAATAAATTATTGCATTCCTTCTAACAATGTTAACAACCGCGTATTATTCGAATTGTCGTTATAAAGAAAGAAGTTGGAATTATTTTGAATCAAAGACTTATAAGATTATATAAACAATTTAGGTTAGAAGGGCTATAATTACTGACTGTCgatttttatgcttttattgTTAGCTTTATTACCTATTAAGCTAAATAAATTATAACTCACCTAGatgataaaaatgtataaatattgtGAAGATTATaaggcttctttttttcttacaattCTCCCTTTATATTCATACAATAGTACATATATTAATTTCCTTCATCTCATGGTTATATGTGAATATTTATCTATATGTCTAGCCTTTCACTTACTTCTTGGTCTGAATTCCTACTTGCATTTCCACCTTTATACTAATATTAAGCTTCATTGTAACATAGTATTGGCTTGTACTTGACAATTATTGATTAACTTTAGGATTGTGCAATAACTTTCTAAAGTATAATCAGTGATTAAATTTTATTGTAGCATTGCAGTTCAATATAGTTAGCATCACTGAAGTTGGTTGCCATATTCTTAAAAGACCTCCAAATCAACCTAGTGCAGAAATATGAAGCATATAGATAGGAAAACAGGTCATAAAAAGCAATTGCCTAAAACCAAGACTCTATGAGTGACAAAGGAGATGATAGGtatgaaatactttgcaaacaaTAATGCACTATAAGAATGTCAGTTACTAAacaactactactattactgctgctgctgctgcagcagttgctatgactactactactactactactactactactactaccaagactattgctactactacaaCAATGATGATGACTACCGTTACTGTTTTTAGCCTTCAGTAATCAGGCTTCCAGTCTGATGATGATTTCATTTCCTGAGTCTTCTACTGCATTGTAGGTGAAAGCAATGCTTCCAGAGAAACCATCAAATTTTAGCAGAATGGTCAGGATGCCATCATTTAGTGATCTGTGTTCTTCAGTTTAGTATAGTCAAAAGTAGTATTGACTATCATGATAAAACAATTGAACCTAGAAGTGTTTTTCAGTGTTTCAAAGATTTGACATTTCTTTAAGTTGATGGTTTTTGAGAGTTCCTGTGGACTAAAAGAAATGATGTAACGAATGTCTTCATATTTACCTAGGCTGACCTTTAGAtggtagaaatagaaatatatcttatcaTAAAGGGTTAGATTGATGGCTCCTTAGAAAACGTGTAAGGCATGAAAATgtgtttaataattacttaaataTCCAATTACTGCAAAAAATCATAACTTATTTATGACTCAAGAAGACACAAAACCTTCAAATAACGTGAATCACAACTAAATTAAACCTGCACACAAAACTGCAGATTCACCCATGCAAATCCCCAAAGTCAATATTTAGTAacagatatttgtaaagcttgaagaagaaaaattgtactGAAACtattatgaaaaagaatgagtTTAACTTAACTTTTTTTCACTTCCCTTAATTCCCCAAATAATATCTATACTACATAGTGCCAAAtccaacaaaaaattaaaaatgcaagaCCAAGACAATCAACTTTTGTCACCTCTCAAATACATAAaagttttatgtatttaaattttaaCTACTACTATAAATGTTTAGAATGAATTGATTTGAAAACTCATCTTAGCAGAAacttcatatatatgtaaaaccacacacttaaatatatgcatgtgtttgtgttTAGACAGAACAGAAATATGTAAAAATTCAAAGGGAACTTGACTATCAGCATATCTATTAAcattaaaatcacaaaaaagatTACCGATCGGAGCTTAGCAGAGTCATTAAGACTAAGACAAGTTAGTTCTCCTTTTAAAATAGTAATGCCTTTGGGTAAATTATTTGATGATTCCTgggtatttttccatttcttaaaatttaaggTATTGTCTGGTTGATTTCCATAATAGCCGCAACTTCTATATTGTatgatatgaattttttaaataaaattcttctaATACCATATATTCATAGCTGGAATAACTAGAAAACGAAATAGACTACTCTAGTGAACAGTGGAGACAGAAAAGTAATAACAAGTTCCTGAAAATTATATTATTCTATTCTATGGAATAAAGTTTACCTGAAAAAATGTTTGTTCATCTTTTCCTTGAAGTAAAGACTGAGTAGGTAGTGGAGATTCATTTTGCTCACAGTTCTGATGATTTATCAAGGTGTCTGCATAGTTGGGCTGAGGAAAAATCAACTGGCTCTTTCGAGAATCTGTGGTGAGAGAAACCTCATGGGAATAAGTGTGAAGGAAAGCTCTCACTCCATCTATTCCCAAAAACTGGGAGGAGTGGACTGCTCCCACATGATTCCTTGCAGACTGAACAACTTGCAGCATCCACCAACTTCTTAGTCTGAATGCCAGCAGAAGGACAATGAAGGCAAAGAACAAGCAGGAAACCACAGCCACTGCTATGATCAGGTAAAATGTGAGGAGGGAGTCATCCTGGGTATCAGAGGAAGTCTGACTGCTGAGATCTGATAAGATCTCAGGGATACTATCAGCCACCATCACTGTGACACTGACAGTGGAAGAGAGAGGGGGTTCCCCATTATCTGTGACTACCACTATAAGATTATGCTTGAGGGCATCTTTGTCCAAGAATGTGCGGACAGTCTTGATCTCCCCTGAGTGTAGTCCCACGGAGAAGAGCCCAGGCTCTGTGGCTTTGAGTAGGTGGTAGGAGAGCCAGGCATTCTGACCAGAGTCTGCATCCACTGCCACCACCTTGGTCACCAAGTAGCCTGGTTCTGCAGATCGTGGGGCCAGCTCTATTCCACTGGAGTCATCCATGGGGTAGGCAGGGTACAGGATTTTGGGGGCGTTGTCATTCTGATCCAGGATGAAGAGAGTCAGAGACGCATTGGTGTTGAGAGGAGGGTCCCCAGAATCCCTGGCTGTCACTCTTAGCTGAAATTTCCGGAACTGTTCATAATCAAAGGAGCAAAGAGCATAGAGGGCACCAGTCTCAGAGTTGATGGAGATAATGGATGATAGTGGTGGTGATTCCAAGGGGAAGGTAATGTCCAGGATGGAGTAGGTGACTAAGGCATTCTGTTCATTGTCTGGGTCATGGGCAGTCAAGGAATAGATGGAAGCTCCTCTGGGGTTGTTCTCCTGGATGTAGGCAGAGTAGGCTTCCTGACTGAAAGTAGGTGGATT
This region includes:
- the LOC141506210 gene encoding protocadherin gamma-A2-like isoform X7, which gives rise to MIPGQKHRDGRNRILLCSLLGLLWDTMAAQIRYSIPEEMEKGSFVGNIAKDLGLELRELSEGGARIVSRGKKQHFSLSVRSGSLVTAERIDREELCVQSAQCRLNFNLLVEDKMKIYSVEVEVTDINDNAPRFREEELELKISETTTPGTKFILERAYDLDVGVNSLQDYKLSPNDYFSLLVQSGADRIKHPELVLERALDREEEPTLHIVLSARDGGDPVLSGTVRIRVTVLDVNDNAPVFTQAMYTVNVPENVSQGTTLLTVNATDADEGSNSHVRYFLVKIPGETIPIFRLNSVTGELSTLQNLDYEDAEFHELEVEAQDGLGFWGRAKIHVTVLDVNDNVPEVTLTSVTNSIPENTPPGAVIALFYVHDRDSGDNGRVLCSIPGDLPFKLEKKVDNYHSLVTDRALDREQVSEYNITVRAEDFGSLVLSTDIHILLHVADVNDNPPIFSQTAYSAYIWENNPKGASIFSLTAHDPDSEQNALVTYSILDITLPLETPPLSSIVSINSETGVLYALCSFDFEQFWEFQLRVSARDSGDPSLSTNVSLTLFILDQNDNAPKILYPVFPTDGSSGVELAPRSAEPGYLVTKVVAVDADSGQNAWLSYHLLKVTEPGLFSVGLHSGEIRTVRTFQDKDTLKQNLIVAVTDNGEPPLSTTVSVTVALADSIPEILSDLSSQSSPDTQDDSLLTFYLVIAVAVVSCLFFAFIVLLLAFRLRRWWMMQVVQSSGDHVGGIPSSQFLGIDGVRAFLQTYSHEVSLTTDSRKSQLIFPQPNYADTLISQQSCEQKESPLPTQSLLQGKDEQAFFQQAPPNTDWRFSQAQRPGTSGSQNGDEGGTWPNNQFDTEMLQAMILASANEAADGSSTLGGGAGTMGLSARYGPQFTLQHVPDYRQNVYIPGSTATLANAAGKRDGKAPAGGNGNKKKSGKKEKK